In one window of Lepidochelys kempii isolate rLepKem1 chromosome 27, rLepKem1.hap2, whole genome shotgun sequence DNA:
- the COA3 gene encoding cytochrome c oxidase assembly factor 3 homolog, mitochondrial, which produces MAAPREPGGGAQRTEPEPEPEPRRVVQRAEGALRQRALQRRLRGRNLLTGLGIGAVVLGIYGYTFYKISQERFLDELEQEVEAARAQAAKTPVN; this is translated from the exons ATGGCGGCGCCGCGGGAGCCGGGCGGGGGCGCGCAGCGgacggagccggagccggagccggagccgcgGCGCGTCGTGCAGCGCGCGGAGGGGGCGCTGCGCCAGCGGGCCCTGCAGCGGCGGCTCCGGGGCCGCAACCTGCTGACGGGGCTGGGCATCGGCGCGGTGGTGCTGGGCATCT ATGGTTACACCTTCTACAAGATCTCCCAGGAGCGATTCCTGGACGAGCTGGAGCAGGAGGTCGAGGCTGCCCGGGCCCAGGCTGCCAAGACCCCGGTGAACTGA